From Quercus lobata isolate SW786 chromosome 1, ValleyOak3.0 Primary Assembly, whole genome shotgun sequence, one genomic window encodes:
- the LOC115980297 gene encoding uncharacterized protein LOC115980297, protein MSPLIRLLRIIDSDEKPAMGYVYDGMYRVIDGIKKIFKDKKRLWEPYVNIIKDRWDNQFYRDIHAAAYWLNPAFQYDTSTLNKRLETQSAVTDVIESKVSVGRLKLVEELRLFREREQTFGTQLAQESAKTSQPDEWWKLFGSCAPTLQKFAIRILSQTAASSGCERNWSAFEQIHTKRRNRLEHQRLNDLVFVHYNYRLKERVKRKKFNFDPIDYASIDKTEFWVVEDEEPPFLDHEEIENALYEEGAYPIEEGSSSHVQRDMDNEVIEDDDDDINLESFGDEDDAPPGFRDKNHPIHVEVEEDEDEDDDDDASGGAFGSHDDIDFNFLHNK, encoded by the exons ATGTCACCATTGATTCGTTTATTACGCATTATTGATTCTGATGAAAAACCAGCTATGGGTTATGTATATGATGGCATGTATAGAGTAATTgatggaattaaaaaaattttcaaggacAAAAAGAGACTATGGGAGCCTTATGTTAATATTATCAAGGATCGTTGGGATAATCAATTCTATAGAGATATTCATGCTGCTGCTTATTGGTTGAATCCTGCATTCCAATATGACACATCCACTCTTAATAAGAGGCTAGAGACACAATCTGCTGTGACAGATGTTATTGAATCAAAAGTTTCAGTTGGTCGGTTGAAGTTGGTGGAGGAATTAAGGCTATTTCGAGAGCGTGAACAAACTTTTGGAACTCAACTTGCTCAAGAATCAGCCAAGACATCTCAGCCGG ATGAGTGGTGGAAGTTGTTTGGATCTTGTGCTCCAACCTTACAAAAGTTTGCAATTCGGATCCTTAGCCAAACAGCTGCCTCTTCGGGATGTGAGCGGAATTGGAGTGCTTTTGAACAAATACAtaccaaaagaagaaatagattgGAGCATCAACGACTTAATGATCTTGTATTTGTTCATTATAACTACCGATTGAAAGAAag AGTCAAAAGAAAGAAGTTCAATTTTGATCCTATTGACTATGCAAGTATCGATAAAACTGAATTTTGGGTAGTGGAAGATGAGGAACCTCCATTTCTTGATCATGAGGAGATAGAAAATGCATTATATGAAGAGGGAGCCTATCCAATTGAAGAAGGGTCTTCTAGCCATGTACAAAGAG ATATGGACAATGAAGTgattgaggatgatgatgatgacattAATTTGGAATCATttggtgatgaagatgatgctCCTCCCGGATTTAGAGATAAAAATCATCCTATTCATGTTgaagttgaagaagatgaagatgaggatgatgatgatgatgctagtGGTGGAGCATTTGGTTCACATGAtgatattgattttaattttcttcataaCAAATGA